From a region of the Triticum aestivum cultivar Chinese Spring chromosome 7D, IWGSC CS RefSeq v2.1, whole genome shotgun sequence genome:
- the LOC123168650 gene encoding nucleolar protein dao-5 produces MAKKRGEKRSAPPPPPPPAASSEETHSGADESEDEETIAVSRTPAPKNPPPQPQKGEESETSDEEEEEEPSPAAPNTAPKKQPPPARQSEDSDSSDDEEDGGSESDKDAPPPKPSPKQEAKAPDAKKPRLAFHRVWSTNDEVRILQALAAHQKEHGVLPQPDALVEALAGKLDNRAYSSKELQGKVKSLKHRYVSAAKKHELPTKEHDRRLFDLSKILWSGHKYRARAATASTAAATAKANNHEPKGFEEMCELYPYLAEEVKKSMFKREFGKMDDDKARLLDEKIKKQRVQQMKVELRRSDLAREVTKAIMDLID; encoded by the coding sequence ATGGCCAAGAAGCGCGGCGAGAAGAGGTcggcaccaccaccgccaccgccgccggctgCCTCCTCTGAGGAGACGCACTCGGGCGCAGACGAGTCCGAGGACGAAGAGACCATCGCCGTGTCTCGTACCCCTGCCCCCAAGAACCCGCCCCCGCAGCCGCAGAAGGGCGAGGAGTCCGAGACctctgacgaggaggaggaggaggagccatcCCCCGCGGCCCCGAACACTGCCCCCAAGAAGCAGCCTCCGCCGGCGCGACAGAGCGAGGACTCCGACAGTtccgacgacgaggaggatggGGGTTCCGAATCTGACAAAGatgcgccgccgccgaagccatcTCCGAAGCAAGAAGCGAAGGCCCCGGATGCCAAGAAGCCGCGCCTGGCTTTCCACCGCGTCTGGTCCACCAACGACGAGGTCCGTATCCTCCAGGCCCTCGCCGCTCACCAAAAGGAGCACGGCGTGCTGCCGCAGCCCGACGCTCTGGTCGAAGCCCTCGCCGGAAAGCTCGACAACCGTGCCTACAGCAGCAAGGAGCTCCAGGGGAAGGTCAAAAGCCTCAAGCATCGGTATGTGTCAGCCGCCAAGAAGCACGAGCTCCCGACCAAAGAACACGACCGCCGGCTCTTCGACCTCTCCAAGATCCTCTGGAGCGGCCACAAGTACAGGGCCCGTGCTGCCACCGCTTCTACTGCTGCTGCCACCGCCAAGGCGAACAACCACGAGCCCAAGGGATTTGAGGAGATGTGTGAGTTGTACCCGTACCTCGCGGAGGAGGTGAAGAAGAGCATGTTCAAGCGGGAGTTCGGAAAGATGGACGACGACAAGGCACGCTTGCTGGACGAGAAGATCAAGAAGCAGAGGGTACAGCAGATGAAGGTGGAGCTTCGCCGCAGCGACCTTGCCAGGGAGGTGACCAAGGCGATAATGGACCTGATCGACTGA
- the LOC123170374 gene encoding U-box domain-containing protein 21 produces MVLPMSRATRLVPELPLLRRGRRPQVADAGNEEELAVPAHFRCPISLELMKDPVTAPTGITYDRESVEGWLARGRATCPVTGGPVRLSDLVPNHATRRMIQDWCVANQAERVPTPKVPVAEADAAEVLAAVSTAARRGNAPVCGQLAARARAIGKESDRNRRCLAAAGAARQLSSAFQSLAGEPVEGTSAAVMGALGKILAALTVFFPLDDEARRCIASPASLKTLVSVLSHGDLAARASAAIVLRELASSADRHTVDVISRTPGVCSALVGLVRNPVSPQATKAALVTAYYLVSGSDRAAARFAELGAVPVVAELLVDADKGTSEKALAVLDSVLCADAGLESARAHALVVPVLVKKMFRVSDMATEFAVSALWRLCRAADAGAGACCAEALRVGAFQKLLLLLQVGCGGVTKDRASELLKLLNGFRGSVECIETVDFRGLKRPF; encoded by the coding sequence ATGGTTCTGCCCATGTCGCGGGCGACGAGGCTGGTGCCGGAGCTGCCGCTGCTGCGGCGGGGGAGGCGCCCGCAGGTGGCGGACGCTGGGAACGAGGAGGAGCTGGCCGTGCCGGCGCACTTCCGGTGCCCGATCTCGCTGGAGCTGATGAAGGACCCGGTCACGGCGCCCACGGGGATCACCTACGACCGGGAGAGCGTGGAGGGGTGGCTGGCGCGGGGCCGCGCCACGTGTCCCGTCACCGGCGGCCCCGTGCGGCTCTCCGACCTCGTCCCCAACCACGCCACGCGCCGCATGATCCAGGACTGGTGCGTCGCCAACCAGGCCGAGCGGGTGCCCACGCCCAAGGTGCCCGTCGCCGAGGCCGACGCGGCCGAGGTGCTCGCCGCCGTGTCCACCGCCGCCAGGCGCGGGAACGCCCCTGTGTGCGGGCAGCTCGCCGCCAGGGCTAGGGCGATCGGCAAGGAGAGCGACCGCAACCGCCGGTGCCTCGCGGCGGCAGGTGCGGCTCGCCAGCTCTCGTCGGCTTTCCAGAGCCTCGCCGGGGAGCCCGTGGAGGGCACCAGCGCCGCGGTAATGGGCGCGCTGGGGAAGATCTTGGCGGCTCTGACCGTGTTCTTCCCGCTCGACGACGAGGCGCGGCGCTGCATTGCATCCCCGGCCTCCCTTAAGACCCTCGTCTCGGTGCTCTCCCACGGCGACCTCGCCGCGCGGGCCAGCGCCGCCATCGTCCTCCGCGAGCTCGCCTCGTCCGCCGACCGGCACACCGTCGACGTCATCTCGAGGACGCCGGGCGTGTGCAGCGCGCTCGTCGGCCTCGTCAGGAACCCCGTGTCCCCGCAGGCCACCAAGGCCGCGCTCGTCACGGCCTACTACCTCGTCTCCGGCAGCGACCGCGCGGCCGCCCGCTTCGCCGAGCTAGGCGCGGTGCCCGTCGTGGCGGAACTCCTCGTGGACGCTGACAAGGGGACGAGCGAGAAGGCACTGGCAGTGCTCGACAGCGTCCTGTGCGCCGACGCCGGACTCGAGtccgcgcgcgcgcacgcgctggTCGTGCCGGTGCTGGTCAAGAAGATGTTCCGCGTGTCCGACATGGCCACGGAGTTCGCCGTCTCCGCGCTCTGGCGCCTCTGCCGCGCCGCGGACGCCGGCGCCGGCGCGTGCTGCGCCGAGGCGCTGCGTGTGGGCGCCTTCCagaagctgctcctgctgctccagGTGGGCTGCGGCGGCGTCACCAAGGACCGGGCCAGCGAGCTGCTCAAGCTGCTCAATGGCTTCAGGGGCAGCGTGGAGTGCATCGAGACGGTGGACTTCAGGGGGCTCAAGAGGCCATTTTGA